One window of the Lytechinus pictus isolate F3 Inbred chromosome 5, Lp3.0, whole genome shotgun sequence genome contains the following:
- the LOC129262343 gene encoding membrane protein FAM174A-like, with protein MFSKLNSSLHYFLIGFLGWQLDLALAADPDPVGDGQPPAGKTTPTATPHSPGSNLGTSKIPTANTTSSHDGKFDFGDVLYDKSMLRRSFFVLIGFTLLAMVFFAVRWFRSRGKRKSKKYGVLATRSSDMELRPLDQDDDEEDMTVFDVNSK; from the exons ATGTTTTCGAAACTTAATAGTTCCCTGCATTATTTCCTGATTGGGTTTCTTGGATGGCAGCTGGACTTGGCATTAGCAGCGGATCCTGATCCCGTCGGCGACGGGCAACCTCCGGCTGGCAAGACAACTCCTACGGCTACGCCACATTCACCGGGCTCTAACCTCGGCACTTCCAAAATACCGACCGCAAACACAACTTCGTCACATGATGGAAAATTCGATTTTGGCGATGTTTTGTATGACAAAAGCATGCTGAGAAGGAGTTTCTTTGTGCTGATTGGATTTACGTTATTAGCTATGGTGTTTTTTGCTGTCAGATGGTTCAg GTCAAGAGGAAAGAGAAAGTCCAAGAAATATGGGGTACTGGCAACACGTTCATCAGACATGGAATTACGACCACTCGAccaggatgatgatgaagaagacaTGACAGTGTTTGACGTCAACTCAAAATAG